The Bacteroidota bacterium genomic interval GCCAATTCCTCACGGGTTAAACCGGAAAATTCATATCCATATCCTGCAGGCAATTCCTGGGCAGCCACCTGCTGTACAGCCCTAATTGCATCACCCGAGCTATATCCGTCGGCTGAATTTCCACTTATTGAAATGGCATTATACATGTTGTACCGTGAAATATTATCCGGGCCGTAAGTTTTGTTCAAAGAAACAAATTCAGAGATGGGAGCCATTGCTCCGCTTCCGGTCTTTACATAAATTCCGTTCAAACTTTCAGGATTTCCGCGGTATTTGGGTTCAGCCTGCATCATTACACGGTATTGCTTGCCAAACAGGTTAAAATCAGCTGCGTACACTCCGCCAATATAACCTTGTAAAGTCGACAAGATCGTACTGACGTCAATACCTGACTGCTTGCATTTTGCAGCATCAACATTAACCATGTATTGAGGGAACTTGGTATCAAAAGGAGTAGCAGCATACTTGATTTCTGGCCGTTTGGTCAGGGCAGCCAGAAAATCCTTGGATACCTGGTCAAATTTAATAATATCCCCGCCGGTTTTATCCTGAAGTTTGAGGTCAAAACCATCGGAAAAACTGAAACCGGAAACCATAGGAGGAGAAAAGAAAACTATTTTAGCTTCCCGAATATGTGCCGTTTTCTTCCTGAGTTTTTCAATAATACTTTTAAGATCCTGGCCTTTACCTTCGCGCTGGCTCCAATTGGTCAATCTAAAAGTCAACATACCGTAAGAACTTCCTTTACCGCTAAACATCCCTCTTCCTACATTGATTGACCGGGTCTGAATCTCTTTAATATTTGCCGCATAACGGTCGATTTCCTGTAATACGGCTTGTGTCCTCATCAAAGAAGAAGCAGGAGGCAAACCCACATCAACGTAAATTGTCCCATTATCCTCAGCCGGAATAAAACCAGTAGGTGTGATTTTTATCATAATAAATAAAATCCCTATGAAAACCAGAATTCCAATTGGCACCAACCCGCGTTTAGAAGTCACAAAAGCAATTCCTCTCCTATATTTTTGAACGGTTGACTGGAAAGCAGTATTAAAGGCGATATTAAAACGCTGCAATAAACTTAAAGTTGGCCCCTCCTGTTCATGGGCCTTTAAAAACAATGCACAAAGGGCCGGGCTCAACGTTAATGCATTAACGGCAGATATGATAATTGCAATAGCCAGGGTAATACCAAACTGCCGGTAAAAGGCCCCGGTAGAACCCGTCAAAAAGGTAACCGGGATAAAAACTGCAGACATAACAAGCGTTATGGAAACAATAGCGCCGGCAATTTCATCCATGGCCGCAACGGTAGCAGCCTTCGCATTTTTTGCCCCGGCATCGAGCTTGGCATGAACCGCCTCGACAACGACAATCGCATCATCCACCACAATACCAATCGCCAAAACCAAGGCAAACAGCGTCAGCATATTGATGGTATAACCAAAAAGGTTGAGGAAGAAAAATGTTCCGATGATAGCAACTGGTACAGAAATAGCAGGAATGATGGTCGACCTGAAATCACCCAGAAAAAGGAAAACGACAATTACAACCAAAAAGAAAGCTTCACAAAGAGTCCTGACCACTTTCTTTATGGAACTATCCAGGAAATCGTTGCCATCAACCAACAAGCGGTAAGTAACCCCGCTTGGGAAAGAGACAGAAGCATCCTGAAGCACCTTTTTTACCTGATTGGTAACATCCCTTGCGTTTGATCCCGGCGATTGGTTAACGACCACATTGGCTGCCGGAGAATTCATTGTCGAGGAAATAATGGAATAACTGTCAGAACCCAGTTCTATTCTGGCAACATCCTTCAACCTAAGCACACTTCCATCTGCATTAGCGCGGACTACAATATTTTCATATTCAGCCTGGGTCTTAAGCCTTCCTTTATATTTCATAACATACTCAAATGCCTGGTTATTGTTTTCACCCAATTTACCGGGTGCTGCCTCCAAACTCTGGTCATTTAAAGCATTGTTTACATCATCAGGAGTAAGTCCATAAGTTGCCATCACATCGGGCTTCAGCCACACCCTCATGGAATAATCTTTTGACCCCATGATCGACACATCACCAACCCCGGGAACGCGCTGAATCTGCGGTAGAAGATTTATCTTGACATAATTCTGAAGAAAAGTCTCATCAAACCGGGAATGAGGGGATTTGTTGTACACAGAGAACATCATCAATGTACTGTTCTGGCGTTTTGAGGTGGTTACTCCAGATTTTACAACAGAACTGGGCAATTTGCTTGTTGCCCTGGATACCTTATTCTGCACATTTACTGCATCAATATCCGGATTGGTCCCCTGTTTAAAATACACATCAATGGAGGCCGAACCATCATTGCTGGCCGTAGAGTTCATATAAGTCATATTCTCCACGCCATTGATTTGTTCTTCAAGAGGAATGACAACACTCCTAAGGACCACATCGGCATTTGCACCTGTATAGTTTGCAGATACACGGATCGTGGGAGGAGCTATATTCGGATATTGTTCAATAGGCAAAGACAACAGCCCAAGGATTCCAAGTATTACAATAATAATAGAAACGACGGTTGACAATACCGGTCTTTCTATAAAACGTCTAAGCATAAACTGTGAATATTATATAATGTTTTATCTCAAATAAATTTAATGATCACTAAATTAAATATCAGACTGCTGTCCGGAATTTGAAACATAAAGACTGTCTACATTTGCAGAATGAGGGATGATCCGCATTCCATCCTTGAGCTTGTTCACCCCATCAAGGACAATCCTGTCCCCTCCATGAATCCCACTGGTCACCACATAATAAGTCTTAGAATTGGCATCCAAAATTTTGATTTCTGTATTTTTTACTTTCCGGTCATTTCCGACCACATAAACAAAATATTTGCCCTGAATTTCGTAAGTAGCTTTTTGCGGGATCAATAAAGCAGAAGACAGGTTTTTAGGAATACGTACTGTTCCACTGCCACCACTACGCAAAACACCTTCAGGATTAAGGAAACTTGCCCTTAATTGTATTGAACCAGTTTGCGTATCCACAATACCGCTTGCAGTTTCTATTCTTCCGGCATGTTTATAAGGGGTATTGTCAGCAAGAATAAAAGATACAGCAGGCAGGTGCTTTAATTTTTCCTGTAATGTACGCCCTCCAATTCCCCTGGTAAAATCGAGAAATTCCTTCTCGTTCATCGAGAAATAGGCATAAACCTTGCTGATATCTGAAAGCACGGTTAATGGCTGTGCAATGGAACTATTAACCAGGCTTCCCACCCGGTAAGGAAAAGTTCCGATAAGGCCTGAAGCAGGGCTGGTAATATGGGTATACCTCAGATTGATCTTTGCATTTTCCAATTTAACCCTTGCCTGAGCCAGTGCTGCCTGCTTTGATTTAAGAACACATTGGGCAGATTCCAACTCATAATGGCTGATAATATTCTTCTCAACCAAAGGACGTTTTTTGTTGACATCCATCTGTGCTACGGCCACATCTGCCTGGGCAACTTTAATATCGGCCAGTGCAGACCTCACCTCCTGCCGGGGTTCATCACTGTTCAGCTCAAATAAAAGTTGTCCTTTCCGTACCATAGCCCCTTCATCAACCAGGATTCTTTGGATATAACCTTCTACCCTGGGCCGTATTTCAACAGTCTGCTGCCCCTTTAAAGTGGCAGGATAATCGGTGTACAGCACCGTCGACCGTGGTAAAATGGTCACCACCGTGTAATCCTTACCTCCTTCATCTTTGTCTTTTTTATCTTTCATGTTACCGCATGAACTCAAAACCAAAATAGAGGCAATAAAAAATAAAACAAACTTCATCTTCATGATATTTTTAATTCAATGAAACAATTTACAAGTTTAAAATCCTATAAAAAGTAAAAATAATTCCAAACTTATCAGGCATAAGTAACAATATAAATTTAATTACTCAAATTCCCTCAGCCAGTGTTCGGCTTCAGTATCCTTTAAAAAAATTTTTATTCTGAGTTGATTTTCCGCTATTTTCACCTCTTTAAGCCATCTGTTAAAAATGTCAAACTGTAATAAATTGACAAGTATAGCGATATTTGAATTTTTCAGATTAAAACCTTTCACACTCAAAAAGTCATTAATTTTTTGAAGCCAGGAAATTTCCGATCCAATGATTTCGGCTTCTCTTAAATCCATCAGAAAATTAATCCCCTTATGATAATTTTTATGCATAAACTCCTCTTCTTTGAGAAAAATCAAATCATCTGCCCTTATTTTTCCGTCAAATTTCTCGACTAACCTATTCGATCCTATAAATTCACACTCTATCATTTCTTCCATTTTAGTCAGAAAAAGGCAACTTCAGCTTATTTCAATCTTTATATTTTACCTTTAGCATACAAAAATCAATGATAAATCATAGAAAAAGAAATATATTCAATGAAAGTCATCAATATTTCAATCAAAAGACAAAATTGAAGCATGAACAATAAAATTCATAAAAGGCTGAACTTCAAAGTAAAATATATTTTAAATTATCAGTCCATTAAATTATATTTGCCAAATCATGAAAGAAGAGAATTGGATACTACGAACTTCCAGGAAACCACAGGTATTCTGGCTTGCTGTTGCCTTATTCTATTTTATTTTCTATTCCCAGGTATCCTTTTATCGTGCAATGACCACAAGTATTTTATACACTGTAAGTCAATACGTTATATCCCAGGTAAACCTCTTAAATTTACTCCCTAAATTTTTCGATTCTAAACGGAAAAAGTACATATTCTCAGTTAGTCTGTTGTTAGTGTTTGTAGTGACTATTGCGGTCAGTATTGAAAAAATTCTGTTTCCTTTAATTTTTAGTCATATTCAGATTTCACAACGGCCATGGCCCATTGCCATTTTTCAACATTCCTTAATTAACCTGATCGCCCTGGTAGTGAGCATAGCATTTTATGTCCTTAAAAAAGAAGAGGAAAATAAAAATAAAATTAAAGAACTAAGCCGCCAGCGGGTGGAAACAGAATTAAAATTTCTTAAGTCACAGATAAATCCTCATTTTTTATTCAATGCATTAAATAACATATACACGATTTCTTACATTGGTGACCCTTCTACACCGGAAAAAATACTCATGCTTTCAGATATGTTGAGGTATGTGCTTTATGACTGTAAATCCGATTTCGTCAGGTTGCGTAATGAAGTGGATTATATCCGGAACTTTATTGAATTTCAACAGATGAAAACGGAGCAAAAACAAAATATTTCGTTTACTGAAAATATTGAAGATGAGAATTACAAAATTGCCCCTATGCTTTTAATTCCGCTGATAGAAAACAGCTTCAAACATAGTCTGGTTGAAAAAGATCCCAACGGATATGTACAGTTGGATATTGAACAACATGGAGAAAGGCTCCGCTTCCATATAGCAAACAGCATACCTTCCGAACCTCCTGTAAAATGGTTAAATTCGAGTAATGGAATTGGGCTGAACAATGTCAAAATGAGGCTTGACCTTATATACCCGGACAACTATTCCTTTAAAATTAACAATAACGACAAAGAATTTAAACTTGAATTGCAAATCGGTCATGGACAGTAGCAAAAACCAATACAATTGCATAATCATTGATGATGAATTCCTGGCAAGAAAATTAATTTCCGATTACCTGGCAAAAATCCCAGAACTAAACCTTGTCGGTTCTTTTGATAGTCCGCTGACGGCAATGGGGTTGCTACAGAAAGAGCAGATCGACATTGTTTTTCTGGATATTCAAATGCCGGATATTTCAGGAATAGATTTTATTAAAAATATCCCTTTTCATCCTTTAATTATCTTTGTTACAGCATATCCCGAATTTGCACTTCAGGGCTTTGAATTAAATGTCATTGAATATCTGGTAAAACCCGTCTCTTTCCCCAGATTTTTAAAGGCCGTAAACATAGCTATAGAAATAGCGGAAACAAGAAGAAAAGCCGAATTATATGAACAGGCAAGGACTGATATTTCGGAGGAAAGGTCAAGAAAAGCGAATGATTTTATCGTCATTAAATCTGAAAGAAAAATCATCAAACTCTCGTATGATGATATCTTTTTTATAGAAGGGGCACTGGAATACGTCACT includes:
- a CDS encoding efflux RND transporter permease subunit — translated: MLRRFIERPVLSTVVSIIIVILGILGLLSLPIEQYPNIAPPTIRVSANYTGANADVVLRSVVIPLEEQINGVENMTYMNSTASNDGSASIDVYFKQGTNPDIDAVNVQNKVSRATSKLPSSVVKSGVTTSKRQNSTLMMFSVYNKSPHSRFDETFLQNYVKINLLPQIQRVPGVGDVSIMGSKDYSMRVWLKPDVMATYGLTPDDVNNALNDQSLEAAPGKLGENNNQAFEYVMKYKGRLKTQAEYENIVVRANADGSVLRLKDVARIELGSDSYSIISSTMNSPAANVVVNQSPGSNARDVTNQVKKVLQDASVSFPSGVTYRLLVDGNDFLDSSIKKVVRTLCEAFFLVVIVVFLFLGDFRSTIIPAISVPVAIIGTFFFLNLFGYTINMLTLFALVLAIGIVVDDAIVVVEAVHAKLDAGAKNAKAATVAAMDEIAGAIVSITLVMSAVFIPVTFLTGSTGAFYRQFGITLAIAIIISAVNALTLSPALCALFLKAHEQEGPTLSLLQRFNIAFNTAFQSTVQKYRRGIAFVTSKRGLVPIGILVFIGILFIMIKITPTGFIPAEDNGTIYVDVGLPPASSLMRTQAVLQEIDRYAANIKEIQTRSINVGRGMFSGKGSSYGMLTFRLTNWSQREGKGQDLKSIIEKLRKKTAHIREAKIVFFSPPMVSGFSFSDGFDLKLQDKTGGDIIKFDQVSKDFLAALTKRPEIKYAATPFDTKFPQYMVNVDAAKCKQSGIDVSTILSTLQGYIGGVYAADFNLFGKQYRVMMQAEPKYRGNPESLNGIYVKTGSGAMAPISEFVSLNKTYGPDNISRYNMYNAISISGNSADGYSSGDAIRAVQQVAAQELPAGYGYEFSGLTREELASGGQAILIFILSFIFVYFLLCAQYESYILPFSILLSLPFGITGSFLFAKLLGVSNNIYLQISLIMLIGLLSKNAILIVEFALQRRRHGMPIVKAAIEGAAARLRPILMTSFAFIFGLMPLALSSGLGANGNRSIGIGAAGGMLVGTLLGIFVIPTLFVIFQSLQEKVSRKPAIKLEEADKGEEIVNQDV
- a CDS encoding efflux RND transporter periplasmic adaptor subunit, coding for MKFVLFFIASILVLSSCGNMKDKKDKDEGGKDYTVVTILPRSTVLYTDYPATLKGQQTVEIRPRVEGYIQRILVDEGAMVRKGQLLFELNSDEPRQEVRSALADIKVAQADVAVAQMDVNKKRPLVEKNIISHYELESAQCVLKSKQAALAQARVKLENAKINLRYTHITSPASGLIGTFPYRVGSLVNSSIAQPLTVLSDISKVYAYFSMNEKEFLDFTRGIGGRTLQEKLKHLPAVSFILADNTPYKHAGRIETASGIVDTQTGSIQLRASFLNPEGVLRSGGSGTVRIPKNLSSALLIPQKATYEIQGKYFVYVVGNDRKVKNTEIKILDANSKTYYVVTSGIHGGDRIVLDGVNKLKDGMRIIPHSANVDSLYVSNSGQQSDI
- a CDS encoding histidine kinase codes for the protein MKEENWILRTSRKPQVFWLAVALFYFIFYSQVSFYRAMTTSILYTVSQYVISQVNLLNLLPKFFDSKRKKYIFSVSLLLVFVVTIAVSIEKILFPLIFSHIQISQRPWPIAIFQHSLINLIALVVSIAFYVLKKEEENKNKIKELSRQRVETELKFLKSQINPHFLFNALNNIYTISYIGDPSTPEKILMLSDMLRYVLYDCKSDFVRLRNEVDYIRNFIEFQQMKTEQKQNISFTENIEDENYKIAPMLLIPLIENSFKHSLVEKDPNGYVQLDIEQHGERLRFHIANSIPSEPPVKWLNSSNGIGLNNVKMRLDLIYPDNYSFKINNNDKEFKLELQIGHGQ
- a CDS encoding LytTR family DNA-binding domain-containing protein; this translates as MDSSKNQYNCIIIDDEFLARKLISDYLAKIPELNLVGSFDSPLTAMGLLQKEQIDIVFLDIQMPDISGIDFIKNIPFHPLIIFVTAYPEFALQGFELNVIEYLVKPVSFPRFLKAVNIAIEIAETRRKAELYEQARTDISEERSRKANDFIVIKSERKIIKLSYDDIFFIEGALEYVTFQTKEKQIMGLFSLKELEKTLPSNKFMRIHKSYIVSLEKIT